The DNA segment GGTTAATCAGGGCATGAAAATCAGAAACTTAGGAATCAGTGAacccttttggttttggtttgaAACTTAGTTGTTTTTCTTGCTGTTTTTGCTTCCTAGGATCAAACCTTGTTTTGTTCTCTGTTGAGAACTACTTCCCCTTTGGATCATGCATTCTGTGTCTCTATTTTCCTTATTCTCTCATAAAGATTCAACCTTCAAATAGAGGTTTACTATTAAActgaatttttagaaaataaagtaattaaagaaTATATAAATGATGCCAGCTCCTCTTGGTTTTGGAACCTTGCACACTTTCACAACTCTTGGTTGATTTTAGTTGATGACATTGGTGAAATTCATGAAGAAGAAGTGTCAACGGAATCGATGCATCCCCCTCAACATTCATGATTTTAGATGATGAATTTTTGTGTAaacattattttgattttctacTAGATATTAAGGAGCAAGGAGAAGGGTGATGACATAGTGAATGCCATGTTTGATTTCTTGATGTATATAGTTAAAAGTTGGATTTAATATGAACAATGCACattattgatatttattttttaatttctttgttttctacACGTAAAAAATGACAAAGAGATAGAATAAGCTAATGACTTTTAGTAagttttatatgtattattgaGATAGAGagcaatgtaaaaaaaaaaggattagGTGGCCCGTGGGTTGGCCCTAGGGCTTTTGGCCCTGAGggctttttaaaaatttgacccTAATAATTATAGGGCCTCTTGTTCTTCTGGCCCTATAAAGTAGGGCCAAAGCCCTATAGGGCCAAACATGTTGACACCACTAAATTCCCACTCCTTCATCCGCCGCCGCCATCATCTCTCCACATTATCATTCTCTTCGCCGCTGAGGAAAgctttttcccccttttttagGTGTTGTTCAAATTTATATTGTTTTTGTTATggtttttcattatatttttctgAATATTTCTGAAATGGtggtttgatttttattttgatatttttgttgCTGTTGTCACTGTGTAGTTTGATTGGGTGATGTCACGATACTCCGAGCAATTAATAATGTTCAAAATTGTCAACATAGAAATTCAGATTCATTTCATACACATTCCAAATAATAtagttcaattcaattaaattcaattccgTAGTTATCAATCAACCACATGATTTAGACTGAAAGCAATTTCTCACTTTCTTTCAGTTTTCGGATGCAGTCTTATGAATTGGGCTGCTTGCTGAAATGAAAGGAAAGGGGACTAGTGACACTGTTAGTGTAGTTGATGGTGATGGAAACCAGTGTTGCTGGTGGTGGTGGCTGGTTCACAAGGGAACAACAACTACATTCCTTATTGTTGGATTGTTTGCGCTTTTGGTTCGCGCCGCAGTGTCCCTCCACTCTTACTCCGGTTTTGCTAACCCTCCGAAATTTGGGGACTATGAGGCACAGAGGCATTGGATGGAGATCACCATCAATCTCCCAATTCAAGAATGGTATAGAAACAGCACCAGCAATGATTTGAGCTACTGGGGCCTTGATTATCCACCACTCACCGCTTACCAGAGTTTCATTCATGGCCTTTTTCTGAGATTTGTGCACCCTGAATCTGTTTCCCTTTTCACCTCCAGAGGTCATGAGTCTTATCTCGGGTGTGTATTTTACACATTTTCTTTCATAGTTTAACAGATCTGTTGAAAGAAATGGTATTTGGTTCTTGGAATTTGAAAGTGTGCCTCTCTTTTCATTTAGTCCCTGGTTTAAATTATGTGCATAATTCAACAACTAAATCATGTTTCAATTTAAATCAGTGGCTAAATCACGCATGAGATATTTATATTTTGGGGGACAGAAGATAGTTTGTCCATTTAAGATCTTATCAATTGTTACAATTTTAATGCTTTCTATTCAGGTTCTGAGCTAGCACCAAGTGTTTTGACTTTattgataatttattttgaaCTCTGCAGAAAACTACTAATGAGGTGGACAGTGTTATCATCTGATTTGTTGATACTCTTTCCAGCTGTTCTGTACTTTGTTATTGTTCGCTATGGTCAACCTTCAAGGAGTCGTAAAAGTGACATAGGATGGCACATAGCCATGCTTTTGTTAAACCCCTGTTTGATCTTAATTGATCACGGTCACTTTCAGGTTTGCATAgaaattcttttgttgtttatgCCCTTGCCCCTTTAGGTATTTTTCAGGTTTGTAGTGCTCTAACGTTGACCGTTGTATGTGTTGTATGTCAGTACAACTGCATCAGCTTGGGCTTTACCATTGGAGCTGTTGCTGGTGTCCTCTCTGGGAAGGATCTTGTAGCATGTGTTTTGTATTGTCTAGCTCTAAATCATAAGCAGGTTTTAATCTCTGATCTTAGCATGGGTCTATTTGTCATTAATTTCTTTTACTACTTTCAGCTATTATACATAGTCTATACCATGTATGGTCAATGGTCATATAGGATTGCTCAACCCTGTCCAGGTGGAATTGTCACTAAAAATTTGGGTGTGTGTTTATAGTTTGTGTGCATGGTGAATGGTCATACATACATGTCTCTTAATTATATGTTAATGTGTTAATGGTGAATTGTATCTTGATATATCTTTAGGCTGTATTATTGCTTTGCGTCAAATAAATTCTATTAACATTTTACTTGACCAATCTTGATACTGATGACTTAAATGGATTGCAGTCAGTAAATGGCAATTcattctgttatttgtttagttTGAATTTAGTACCTAGTTTCCATAAACATACACTTGCaaggaaaaaaatattgaagTAATGTGGGAGACAACAATGTTTGTGGATAAGCTAAGTCTGAACCtgcatttcctttattttttgtcTTCATCATCGATTGGGATTTGATAACTGTTGTTAGTTACTCTTTTACAGATGAGTGCATATTTTGCCCCTGCTTTTTTCAGCCATCTCCTGGGTAAATGCTTGAGGCGTAAACATCCGCTCCTTGAGGTATCAAAACTGGGGTTTTATGTTTTGGGAACCTTTGCAGCTGTGTGGTGGCCTTATCTGTATTCAAAGGATTCCATTTTGGAGGTAAAATACTGAAATTGTTATCATTGGCTGCTAGAAAGTAGATTTAATCCTAAACCCAGCAGAAGTTGGATTGTTCATTCCATTTGCTGTATGCTCTTGAATCTTGATGCATGGAATTGGAATCCATTTAACATTACTGTTACTGCTGTGCTTTATTTGAACAGAGATTTTAATAATTCCTACTTGTGCTATTTGCTATTTATTTGATTGCTTGATAGtccattttcttaataaaagttACATATGATGCTTCTACCTGGTCTCGGGTCTTAAATGTGGTATCAGAAAGTCTGTTATTTGATATGGAAACAATAGGTCTAGCCGTCTAGACTAAGTCCGACTGAGTGTTTATGTATACATGTGGCAGTAGAGTGAGTTCAACTGGTGAATTGAGAAATCTAGTTAAATAATAGAGATGTCTGTCTTTCTTGATGCTAAAACTATTTTTGATCTGATAAGAACCTTGGGTATGGATGATCCTTGTAACAGGTCCTCTCACGCCTTGCTCCTTTTGAAAGAGGAATATTTGAGGATTATGTTGCCAACTTTTGGTGTGCCTCTTCCATTATCTTCAAGTGGAAGAGATTATTTAGGTCAGAGTCACTGAGGATTCTCAGCTTAACTGCAACAGTTATAACTTGTCTTCCTTCAATGATTCAACAAATAAAATCTCCAAGTAACCGAGGTTTCCTCTATGGGCTGCTAAATTGTTCATTTGCGTTCTACTTGTTTTCTTTTCAAggtttgtaacatttttttttttttacaatgcCAAAttgcaataatttttgttgaaaatatctTACTGAGTGTATGCATGGTGCCTTACAGTGCATGAGAAGTCCATTTTGCTGCCACTTCTTCCTGCAAGCCTGCTGGCTATGGAAGAGCCTTTTATTTTTAAGTGGTTCATGCAATTTGCCATGCTCTCCATGTTCCCTCTGATATGTCGCGACGGGTTGGTTGTTCCATACTTTGCTTTGCTTGCTCTCTTCATCCTGATATTCGACGCACCTGGTCAACAGAGAGTTAAAGAGGGCaattatttgtataattatttgGGTGCAACGACTGTACGCCTTGTTTTATTCTGCTATTTCATTCTTCACATAGTTTACTTGACCATGAATCCACCTGAGAAGTATCCTTTCCTTTTTGAAGCAATAATTATGAATGTGTGCTTCTCTCAGTTTGTGCTTGTAACTCTTGGCTGCAATATAAAGCAGTGGGTGTTGAATAAACCTACCAAATTAGAAGTAGACAAGAAGTTTATTTGATACAGTTTTTACTTTGGAGGCTAGATAGATTGTTTTTGTTGTTAATTGGTTTAGTATTAATTGAATTGAGAGTTTGGCCGCATTGACCTCTTCTCTTCTGTAATGAGTTTATGATCTTTTAGGTTTGTTTGTCCCTGCACTTTGTAGTTCAAtgtttctgttttattttcatttaactTTTTGTTCAGATTTTATTGATCCTCTCCTATTGATAAACCATCTCTATGCCTCATAATCTTAAAAGTGTAGGAAAAAACGAATTTTAGACTCTAGTGCCGAAATTAGTGGGCTATGGATTATTAACAAACACTTCTCAAATGGCATgaattgattattattgttgtcatatttcaaaataaacgtgaaattaaaattattagctAGCCAGATCAAGATCCAAGCACCAAGATAAAGTACCCTCATTTCTTGTACCCTATTAAAAAACAATAGCAAAAACAAAGGAATGCAGCTTCATTTCCCTTCCCATGAATGTCTAAATAAGTAGTGGTTGTCGGTGAGGCGGTGAATTATGGGATGGGATatcctttttatatatattttccaatgctattttttggattttttattttctttttttaactctttttttcgAATCTAACAATATCTTTTTCTGCAAAATAGAGTTATCCCCATATTAGAATTATTGGTCATTTTCCAGCATTTGTTCCACGCCGTACAATTATTTTCTTTCGGCATTTAATATACATGCACGTCTTAAAGCCCAAAAGCCCAAAACCAGAGAGTTTTCGTTATCGCTAACTTCCTAAGTTCCTATAGAGTCTCCAATTGCCTCGCGCATCTTCTCACTCTCACGCGCGGGCGTTCGGAGATTCACGCGCCACCATGTCTGCCCCACCGACACTCCCCCAATCCACCAACACAGCCGCCGCAGGCTCTGCATCTCAGCCTCCCATAGCCACGCCTGCTTTTCGCTCCTTCATCTCCCGCCTGTCATCCTCTCTCCGCCAAGGCTTCTCCCAGCGCCGTCCGTGGACGGAGCTCGCCGATCGATCCTCCTTCTCGAAACCGGAATCCCTAACTGAAGCGTACTCAAGGATCCGCAAGAACTTCAACTACTTCCGCGTTAACTATGTAACCCTAATCGTGTTCGCGGTCGCGGTTTCGCTCATCACGCATCCGTTTTCGCTTCTCGTCCTCCTCGGACTCCTCGCGTCGTGGTGCTTCCTTTACCTCTTCCGCCCTGCAGACCAGCCGGTAATTTTCTATGGCCGCACCTTCAACGACAAGGAAACCCTAGGACTCCTCACCGCGCTCACCATCTTCGTCGTGTTCCTCACCAGCGTCGGGTCGCTCTTGATCTCGGCGTCGATGGTCGGATTGGCCATCGTGTGTGCTCACGGCGCGTTTAGAATGCCGGAAGATTGTATTATGGTGACTTGGGGAAAAAATCTTAATGTGCTGATTCTTTTTTGACTTGCGAATTGCATAGGGTTTAGTTATGtgacttttttttgtttcattatCAAGAGATTGTTCTTCCATATCAAATCAATGCAGTTTAGTCACCAATTTATTTTTGCTATATTTGCGTGCATGTTTTTTTCTGATTTCATGCGTCACTATAGAAATGTGCCCTGTTTTGCTCTTTCGGTTACAAGTATTTGGTTAATGTTTGTGAAATCCTTCTATGGTGGTgtttatatacaaaaatttaattttaaatgcaGGTTATTTTGGTGTTCCGATATAAGGCTCTTGGTTGCTGGAAGTAATTTCTGGTATTATTCATTTGTATGCGTCTTGATGTGGCTTCTCCATGAAGCAACATAGGAGATATTTACCCCATAAGCCATAATTGGCTTGAGTGTAGGGACATATATATATTCTATCTAGATTTGCCTTTGAGCGTGATAGATGTTACAGAAAATCTGGTTTTGGGGCCTTGTTGTATTTTGAGTTAGATGACCTGCTGCAGACTGGCATTGCCAGAACGTAGAAATGATCGGTTTTGTTGGGTAGTTGCCTCCAACAAATTCTATAatcttttgttttgttattgCCTGGGTTTTGGTAAGAAATAGTGTCTGTGGTTGTTGGAACCTGGATGTTGGTTTCTTCTCATTCTGACTTCTTAAAGATTAATGCTATATCTTACAAACATAAATATGCCTAACAGTGAGTCTGTTATCTAGTTAATACTTAATATCATTGAGGAGCACTTCTTTTTCCTCTATATTTTCTTACTTCTCTCTTGATCTCTTGTTTTCTGGTGTTGGTAAGTATGAAAGATGGAATTAATAAACGAGTCTGTATGATAGTGATTCCTTTGCTGGGTGTGAATTGCATCAGCTGGAAGGGATTAGGTGATTGATGGTTTGCATGCAAGAACTGATACCTTTCTATCGACTGGCTTGGTAAGCATCTATCTTGCTTAAAATTTGTGCTTCTCCGTTCTTCAATCTTCAGTGAGGGAAATTGAAATTGGTTTATTGATTAATCTCGTGCACAAAGAAAGATATAAGGGTAATGCAATGTCATGATTCACAAGTCAAGTCATGATCTCAAAttctatttgtttgtttgtttttagatgCGGTATCAACTTAAAGTGTGGAACTACGAGTTGTATGTGTTTTAGGAGTATACGATAATTTAATTTCGGGGTAGCTAACTCGCACCAAAGAgacaacaataattaattaatgcaaCATTATAGGTCCGGGGAGAATTGGTGAGTTGACCTTCGCATGTTTTGATGCTGACATTTTCAATTGGATAGTTTTTGAATTTCACACAATTTTGCGGATTTGAGTTGATGCGTTTGAAAGTTTATTTGTTTGTAAGTTTGTTTTCATTCACTTTGCTAAAAAGTTGGGGAGGAGTAGCTATCgcaacaataaaaacaaataaaggaataactagaattaaactCAAGGAGCGGTTTGGAACTAAATCGCATCCAGCACTTGTCTCGTGAAGGTTAGTTATTGATAGTGGATCACGTTACAAGATTGAAACATTCACACCAGTCAGCAGTCCTTTCATCCCATATACTTCCGTTACCAAACTATACAAAATGATTCGAAAAGGCTCGCTTGTTATTTGAGGTACTTATAATTTCGTGTGGTACGAGTATAACTATGAGGTGTTCCTATTGAAGCGTGAACCCTGCTTGAAGATTGAGTTGGTAAATTTAAATGATTGGTGAAAATTCGAAAGTAAGATGAACATTACCGTTTTAGTTGAATCAGACACTTACAAAAATGACCAATAATTTTTGTACTGAATGTGCCACTTCGATGAAACAACGCATTTCGAACGATGGATCATGGATATTGATTCCGTCAAATTTAATAACCTAACAAACGTACATACATAGATACCATCATCCTCATTACAAACTGAGGAGGATGAGAAGATGATTGATGAACGGCAATGTTCTCCATTTACATAAAACGACATGAAGTGTCAAAGGGCAAAAAGGTGTCGTAATATGTTGTATGCAAAGGTATAGTAATAGTGGACCAACACCAACTACAGCAGCAGCAGATAAGTACCCCTTTGATATGATGAACATGATGATGACGACGACTCTTCCCATATTTCACAGCCTGTTATCGATACCAATTGGAACGACCCACTCGAACGTTTTCTAAAGTTAGCTATACATCATTCAACATTTCAACCCCTTCTTAATAAAATGCGACCTTTCTTTTTTGGTATCAATAAAGGAGAAAACACCCATGTCCCCttcaaagtaataaaaaaaacaaaaaataagacCGCGGTTGACGTTTTAAAATGAAAGACACTTCTAATTAAAAGAGAAGACATCCAAATTAGTAATGAATTTAATACATTAAaagattttcttaaaaaatcgCTTTTACTCCAAAATCAATGTATTTGgatgcaaaataattttaaaacactaattttaatgtataaaaaaaatcaaaacgataattatttaaaatagatagAAATTTCATTAGTAAGATTAAGATATTTGTTAAAAgaagggttaagtacgattttggtttcCAACGTAAaggttgaaaatttattttgtctttgatattttttttactacaaAATAGTCCCAAAAGTTTCAGTTTGTTTAAAAATCATCCTTCGGACAAAAATACTCTTCCACATCTTTCCCAAAATGCAGAAACAAAAGCAGAATGCAGAAGCAGAAAACAGAAGCAgtgaaacaacaacaataacaatggaataacaacaaataaaagaacaacACCAACAATAACAATGGATAATGAAATCAAAGCAacaataaaagtaaaaccagaaacagaagcaaaaacagaaaaattaaagaaaaaagggCTACGGCAGTGGTGGGGGAGGAGGGGCTGCGGTGGTGAACTGTGAATCATGAGAGGAGGAGAGATGCGGTGGTGGTGGCGAATCACGTGGAAAGGACTGCGGCAGTGATGGCCACATTGCAAATTACGACCAGAACGGCGAGGAAGTAGCGGCAAGAAAGCGGCGGCGGCGTGGAGATTCCCCACTCTCCATCACAGGCGGCGGCGCTACCTTCCCCCCNNNNNNNNNNNNTCCctcatctttctctttctttctgttttcttttttattttattttataatttttttagttaggagtaatttggtaataaaaataaaaaataggtaaaaaatacgattttaaaacaaactaaaactTTCGGGACCATTTTGTAACGAAAAAATGTTAGAGACGAAGTAAATTTTCGGCCTCTAAGTTAAataccaaaatcgtacttaactctTAAAAGAATTTTGTTGGTATATAATAAAcaattctatttttgtttttttttttctcacagTATCCTTCAATCTAGTAGGTTAATGACTAATTTATTACAGATCAAAGCTCTATTTAAAGATTTGCTGTTGGCCAATGAATTATtacaaacaaaattcaaacatTGGACACTTATTTAAACATACTAATAAAATAACCACTAATCCAATCTAATTTGTACCATTTAACTTCACACAGTACGACCCAACTAATAGAGTTGGCAAAAAAATTGGTGAAAATAACAAATCCAAGTATGTAGGCCGTAGacattttcttctccttcaaagcAGCTCCAATGGTCAGAAAATTAGAGTTTTTATTTACTATTTGTCAAAAAATTTAGCGTTCCAACAGTTGGAGAAGAAAAGCAAAGAGTCCCCAGATGAAGGAAGGGTAATCTCTCCTTAGAGAGACTTTGAATATCTAATGAAATTTTGCCATGTGGCAAGTTAGTAACGGAAAAAAAATGATACAcgattattatatttttattcttacaatttcttttaattttcttcaatcttcttttaaatttttgaaatcaaaattttactgatttttttttcaaaaaaggaaTCTAAACCAATTTAACTCTTTTCTAAATtacttacaatttttttttctaaaatccAAATATCTAACAATATCAACTTTCAAACTCTCAAATTCTAAATCAAAACTTCACACTACCAATAATAAAGTAACCGTTGCAAAAACAGTCATTGAGAAGCAGCTACTTGTTGCGAATATACTTATAAATAtcaattatcaaacagttacaATCACATACTCCACTTTATAAAGCTAATTTCTCACCTCAAAAAAATACTACACATTATATTTCAACAAATAGctagaaattttttataatatgtttaACAAGACTTTGTATGGCAGAAGAAGACGACGAAATAACACATTCATGTATATTTAGATTGATGAATGTTTGTTCGATGATTTAGGAGAAGATATCAATAAAAGCTCTTTTCCAACTCCTCATAGATGAATCAACTGATATTGAGAAGCAAGACATGATCAtcttttcaaatattattttgcAGATGAGCTTGTGTATAATGCTGACATTTTCTGACGGAAGTTTCGAATGAGAAGACACGTATTCTTTCAAATAGTAGAGACTCTCTCAAATGTCTATTCGTATTTCCAACAAAGGGTCGATGCTACTAGGAGAAGAAGCTTGTCAACATTGCAAAATGCACTACTGCGATGTGGATGTTAGCATATGGAGTAAGAGCTAATGCTGTTAATGTTTATGTATGCATAGGCAAGAGCACCACAGTTGAATGTTTGAACAAAATTGTTAAAGGTGTCATTTCAGTTTTTGAGGATGAATATTTGCGAaaactaaattcaaattatGTAAACGCCTACAAAAAATAGCAGAGGTTTGTGGCTTTCCTATTATGTCAGGTAGCATCGATTGCATGTATTGACAATGAAAAAATTATCCAAAGGTGTGAAAAGGTATGTACATGAGTGGTTATTGTGAGATTGTAACTATAGAATTTGAGATTATAGCATCTTCAGACCTTTGGATATGTCATgcattttttagattttctgATTTAAATAACGATATCAACATATTAGATCGTTCACCAGTATTCGATGATATTCTAAATAATTGTGCTCCGAAAGTAAATTATACTTCAAtggtaataattatattatgcgATACTATTTAGCGGATGATATTCATCTTGGATGGACCATATTTGTTAAATCAATATGAAAGACACAAAGGAAAAAACACAAGTTATTTGCACAATATCAAGAAGGGCAAAAAAAAGACGTGAAACAAGCATTCAAAGTGTTGCAAGCACATTCTACAATTATACGTGGTTCAATGCgctttttgaaaaagaagaaattcgAAAACATAATGAGAGcttgtattatattatataatatgatTGTTGAGGATAGGGCTGCACATAGATCGAATAATATCCGCATATCCGCGGTAATTATCCGCATCCGATTTAAAGTTTGTGAATATTATCCGATTCGCATTATGGTAGGATCGGATTGCAGATTTGGCAGTGATATTCGCAGATCCAATCCGCATATCCGCACGTCTCATATAAATAACATAGTTTATGAtatcttgttttaattttttatgttctaCTTCaacttagaataattaaacttagatcttgtgttattttttttttttgttattcaagAGAACTTTTACTGATAATATTTTAGGAGTAAATAAGTTTAAACAGgtgaaaaatgaattttctggactTTTTTTGTAAAAACAGCCAAACATGGccttaaaatagtttttttttttaattatgcggatatacctgatatccgatccgatccacaAATATGCGGATCGGATTCAACCTGAAAAACTGCGGATATcgtatccgatccgatccgtgTGCAACCCTAGTTGAGGATGAAAGAGACACTTACGCAAAAAAATTTTGCTCAAGACAACGTCGAAAATAACTTATCACAacctcattttttttttggtgactacaACCTCATCTGGGAGAAGAAAACTTTGCACTATATCATCAATTTCTCCAAAGAAATGCCCAACTTCAAAATAGACAGCGATATCAACAACTAAAAAATGACTTAATTAAATACATATGATAATTTCACAATGTGTGTCGTCAACTACAaagtttaactattttttatattaaataatgttgTAAATT comes from the Arachis duranensis cultivar V14167 chromosome 7, aradu.V14167.gnm2.J7QH, whole genome shotgun sequence genome and includes:
- the LOC107496977 gene encoding probable dolichyl pyrophosphate Man9GlcNAc2 alpha-1,3-glucosyltransferase, with amino-acid sequence MKGKGTSDTVSVVDGDGNQCCWWWWLVHKGTTTTFLIVGLFALLVRAAVSLHSYSGFANPPKFGDYEAQRHWMEITINLPIQEWYRNSTSNDLSYWGLDYPPLTAYQSFIHGLFLRFVHPESVSLFTSRGHESYLGKLLMRWTVLSSDLLILFPAVLYFVIVRYGQPSRSRKSDIGWHIAMLLLNPCLILIDHGHFQYNCISLGFTIGAVAGVLSGKDLVACVLYCLALNHKQMSAYFAPAFFSHLLGKCLRRKHPLLEVSKLGFYVLGTFAAVWWPYLYSKDSILEVLSRLAPFERGIFEDYVANFWCASSIIFKWKRLFRSESLRILSLTATVITCLPSMIQQIKSPSNRGFLYGLLNCSFAFYLFSFQVHEKSILLPLLPASLLAMEEPFIFKWFMQFAMLSMFPLICRDGLVVPYFALLALFILIFDAPGQQRVKEGNYLYNYLGATTVRLVLFCYFILHIVYLTMNPPEKYPFLFEAIIMNVCFSQFVLVTLGCNIKQWVLNKPTKLEVDKKFI
- the LOC107496913 gene encoding PRA1 family protein B3, coding for MSAPPTLPQSTNTAAAGSASQPPIATPAFRSFISRLSSSLRQGFSQRRPWTELADRSSFSKPESLTEAYSRIRKNFNYFRVNYVTLIVFAVAVSLITHPFSLLVLLGLLASWCFLYLFRPADQPVIFYGRTFNDKETLGLLTALTIFVVFLTSVGSLLISASMVGLAIVCAHGAFRMPED